One stretch of Aquimarina sp. Aq107 DNA includes these proteins:
- a CDS encoding GNAT family N-acetyltransferase, which translates to MKISYGKAKLIDSLRISVLLKTIYIETYAVDGITFEFANFITKRFSLELIENIIKENPNRLIIAYQNENPVGVAEIIYNSTCPIRKIKVPELSKLYVLKRFYGKGIGYGLINEAEKAVKEHGFTEFNLEVYIKNDRAIAFYERQGYTSIGNVDFPMESNTYENLVMNKVFN; encoded by the coding sequence ATGAAAATATCATATGGAAAAGCAAAACTAATAGACTCTTTGAGAATATCAGTTTTATTGAAAACAATTTACATTGAAACCTATGCTGTTGATGGAATAACATTTGAGTTTGCAAATTTTATAACTAAAAGGTTCTCTTTAGAGCTTATAGAAAACATCATAAAAGAAAATCCAAATAGACTTATTATTGCTTATCAAAATGAAAATCCAGTTGGTGTTGCCGAAATAATCTATAATAGCACTTGTCCTATTAGAAAAATAAAAGTTCCCGAGTTAAGCAAATTGTATGTTCTAAAAAGATTTTATGGAAAAGGAATTGGATATGGGTTAATTAACGAGGCAGAAAAAGCAGTTAAAGAACATGGATTTACTGAGTTTAATCTTGAGGTTTATATCAAAAATGATAGAGCAATAGCTTTCTATGAAAGACAAGGTTATACATCAATTGGAAATGTGGATTTCCCTATGGAATCTAACACTTATGAAAATCTAGTAATGAATAAAGTATTCAATTAA